A region of Pseudomonas putida DNA encodes the following proteins:
- a CDS encoding vWA domain-containing protein — MIELWPQWLRPLWLLVVPLLGWLLFKLWHRRKRAGRWQMILPPAFHAVLLGGGSGSTSKLPWVALGLAWALVVLALLGPSWQRVEESQQRPADPLVILLELTPQMLAEDSPPNRLEQARRKVLDLLEHRRDSQTALIVYAGSAHTLVPLSDDLGTTRNLLEAIDPSIMPKPGQRADLAVQKGLALLAQSGLGQGRLLLIGSSLTAPERQGIVQALGRQGPSLLMLGIGSRDGAPVRQANGEFLKDEQGGILLPRLDSASLKAFVSSTGGRYRNARIDDLDLRGLGLFDSPRASRSDGQTLQLDSWADQGYWLLIPLLLLAACAGRRGWLFCLPLLLALPQPSQAFEFNDLWLRPDQQGQRLLEQNRPASAARHFHDPQWRGMALYQAGDYAGAAQAFSQGNTAAAHYNRGNALARSGELEAALDAYEQALERQPDLKPALDNQALVQQLLQQREAKAQEQPASSEAQGTPGSETEGNSSSASSPAQGTPGSDEHASAEAPGEGSNNSQATPGNQGGADDNVIQPPQRPVSTSLDAEQRQALEQWLREIPDNPAELLRRKFWYEQQLHQDNPR; from the coding sequence ATGATCGAACTCTGGCCACAATGGTTGCGCCCCCTCTGGCTGCTGGTCGTGCCGCTGCTCGGCTGGCTGCTGTTCAAGCTTTGGCACCGGCGCAAACGCGCCGGACGCTGGCAGATGATCCTGCCACCGGCCTTCCATGCCGTGCTGCTCGGGGGCGGCAGCGGCAGCACCAGCAAGCTGCCCTGGGTAGCACTGGGCCTGGCCTGGGCGCTGGTGGTACTGGCCCTGCTGGGGCCGAGCTGGCAACGCGTGGAGGAAAGCCAGCAGCGCCCGGCCGACCCACTGGTCATCCTGCTCGAACTGACCCCACAGATGCTCGCCGAGGACAGCCCCCCCAACCGCCTGGAACAGGCCCGGCGCAAGGTCCTCGACCTGCTCGAACACCGCCGCGACAGCCAGACCGCGTTGATCGTCTACGCAGGCTCCGCCCACACCCTGGTGCCGCTGTCCGATGACCTGGGCACCACGCGCAATCTGCTGGAGGCGATCGACCCCTCGATCATGCCCAAACCTGGCCAGCGCGCCGACCTGGCGGTGCAAAAAGGCCTGGCCTTGCTGGCCCAGAGCGGCCTGGGCCAAGGCCGCCTGCTGCTGATCGGCTCATCGCTCACCGCGCCAGAGCGCCAGGGCATTGTCCAAGCCCTTGGCCGCCAGGGCCCGAGCCTGCTGATGCTGGGCATCGGCAGCCGTGACGGCGCCCCGGTGCGACAGGCCAATGGCGAATTCCTCAAGGATGAGCAGGGCGGCATCCTGCTGCCACGCCTGGACAGCGCCAGCCTCAAGGCATTTGTCAGCAGCACCGGCGGGCGCTACCGCAATGCCCGGATCGACGACCTCGACCTGCGGGGCCTGGGCCTGTTCGACAGCCCGCGTGCCTCGCGCAGTGACGGCCAGACCTTGCAACTGGACAGCTGGGCCGACCAGGGCTACTGGTTGCTGATTCCGCTGTTGCTGCTGGCGGCCTGCGCCGGCCGTCGCGGCTGGCTGTTCTGCCTGCCGCTGTTGCTGGCCCTGCCGCAGCCAAGCCAGGCCTTCGAGTTCAACGACCTATGGCTGCGCCCCGACCAGCAAGGCCAGCGCCTGCTCGAACAAAACCGCCCGGCCAGTGCCGCGCGCCATTTCCACGACCCGCAATGGCGCGGCATGGCGCTGTACCAGGCCGGTGATTACGCCGGTGCCGCCCAGGCCTTCTCCCAAGGCAACACGGCGGCAGCGCACTACAATCGAGGCAATGCCCTGGCCCGCAGTGGTGAACTGGAAGCCGCCCTGGACGCCTACGAACAAGCCCTGGAGCGTCAACCCGACCTAAAACCGGCACTGGACAACCAGGCACTGGTCCAGCAACTGCTGCAGCAGCGCGAAGCCAAGGCCCAAGAGCAACCCGCCAGCAGCGAAGCCCAAGGCACGCCCGGCAGCGAGACCGAAGGCAACAGCAGTTCGGCCAGCAGCCCGGCCCAGGGCACGCCCGGCAGTGACGAACACGCCAGCGCCGAAGCACCCGGCGAAGGCAGCAACAACAGCCAGGCCACACCAGGCAATCAGGGGGGCGCCGACGACAACGTCATCCAGCCCCCCCAGCGCCCGGTGTCGACCAGCCTTGACGCCGAACAGCGTCAAGCCCTTGAACAGTGGCTGCGCGAGATCCCCGATAACCCGGCGGAACTGCTGCGGCGCAAATTCTGGTATGAACAGCAATTGCATCAGGACAATCCACGATGA